Genomic window (Sulfurimonas sp.):
AAACACCAATGACAAAAAGAACAGCTATTTTGGGAGAGTAGATAAACTCAGGAGTAAAAGCCCAAAAAAAGCCAACTAAGGTTAGTTCTAGAAAAATTAACCAAACCCCACGGCTTATGGCTAAGTATGCTAATTCGCCTTTAGTCCTTCTCCCAGATGCGAAGAACAATCCGATTCCGGCTAAAAATATAAAAACAGGAGCAGCAAAGTGAGTTATCCATCTTGTAAAAAAGACTTCTAAGTTTGTTATATCAATATTTGTAGGATCAAAATATACATAGCCTAAGGCAAAAAAATCACGAGAATGATCAAGCGCCATTATAACCATGGTTAGACCTCGTAAAACATCTAATGCTACAAACCTTTCACTTTTTGTCTGCATAACACTCACTTTATTATTAAAATTTTAATATGATACAATATATTTATTGAACTTACTGGGAAATGGGGATAATGTATAAAGTATTAATAGCATCTTTTTTATATGAAATTAGAAGTATTAAAAATTCTTGGTACAAATTTTCACTTATAACTTTTCTGCCTCTTGTTAGTTTTGTTTTAATCATTTCTATCTTTTATCAGGGTGTTGTTAGAGATATGCCGATTACTGTTGTAGATAATGATAAAAGTAGCATATCCGCTAAACTAATATCAAATATACAAAGTTCTTCAACCATAGATATAAAAAAGATGAGTTTATCTTTAAGAGATGCGATGGCTCTTGTGAAACGGGGTGAAGTTTATGGTGTTGTTGTAATTCCACAACATTTTTATAAAGACATGCTTTTACAAAAACAGCCTAAAGTAACTGTGATGTTAAATACGCAGTATATTCTTATTGGAAAGATTCTATCAGCAGCTTTAACCTCTACTGTTATGCAAAGTTCCCCAGAGATAGAGTATGTTAAAGGTGGAGATTTTATTTCTCCCATACAGATGCAAATCACGCCATTTTTTAACACTTATCAAAACTATTTTTTATTTCTTGTTTCAGCTTTGCTACCTGCTATTTGGCAAATTTTTATAGTTGTTGCAACTTTGGTGTCTTTTGGTTCAATGTTTAAAGCAAATGAGGAAAAAGAGTTTTTTAAAGATGGATTTATTGAAGTGAGTATTATTGGTAAACTTTTGCCATATACTCTTTCTTACCTTTTTCTTGGAATCGGGTATCTGTTATATATGTATCAATTTTTATCTTGGGAGCTTCAAGGCTCATTTATCATAACTATTTTTGGGATGTTTTTAACAGTTGTAGCGTATCAAGGTATAGCACTTTTGTTTTTTGTAACTGGTTTTGATTATGCTAGAAGTTTAAGTCTTGGAGCAGTTTATACTGCTCCAGCATTTGCTTTTTTAGGTGTAACTTTTCCTATTTTCAACATGAATAGTTTTGCCCTGTTTTGGCGAGATATGCTTCCTATTTCTCATTTCGTAGAGCTTCAAATATCTCAAGCAAATTACGGTTTAGGTTTTACCTTAGAACTACAAAAGCTTCTCATACTCTTTAGTTTTTGGATAATTTTTGTTCCTGTGTTTTATATGTTTAAAAGAAGGCTTCAAAGATGAACTTTAAAGATGTTTTTTTTAATGAGGCAAAACTTATATTTTCAGATATTGCGATAGTTTTAACTATTATCGGTGGAGTTATATTATATTCTTTTTTATATCCTCAACCATACACCTCACAAAGTGTTAGCGGTTTGCCTCTTAGTGTTGTTGATTTAGATAAAAGTGATGTTTCTAGAGATATTATATTTAAGTTAGATGCAACTCCTCAAATAAGTGTAAAGAGAGTTGATTTAAGTGAGAGGGATGCCAAAGATGCTCTTTTAAGAGCAGATGTAAAAGCGATAGTTATTATTCCAAATAATTTTAAAAAAGATTTAGCATTAAATAAAAGTCCAATAATCGCAGTTGGTGCAGATGCTAGTTATTTTTTAATTTATGGCGGTATTTTAGAGGGTGCAATGAAGTCAGTTCTAACACAAAGCGCCACCATAAAAATAGCAAATCTTTTAAAAAAACAGGTACCTCTTAGTAAAGCAAAAGAAGCTTACGCACCCTATTCTTTAAACATTATAAATCTTTTTAATCCTCAAAACTCTTATACTCAGTATGTTATACCTGCAGTTTTTGTTCTTATACTTCAACAGACTTTGCTTATAGGTTTAGGGATACTTGGTGGAGGGATAAACGAAAAGATTAGCAGAGGCGAGAGTGGTTACTTTAAAATTGCTCCAACATGGATGATGATGTTATCTAGAGTTATGATTTTTGGTTTTATATTTTTTATTCATATGCTTTTTTATTTTGGATTTAGTTTTGAGATGTTTGATATTACTCATTTAGCATCTATGATTGATTTGCTAACATTTGGTTTTGTGTTTTTGTTAGCGGTTATCTTTTTTGGTATCTTTATTGGTGCTTTATTTTCAAGTAGAGAGATAGCGACTCCCGCTATATTATTTAGTTCTTTGCCTCTTGTGTTTACAGCAGGTTTTGTGTGGCCAGTAGAAGCGCTTCCACAAGCTTTAGTATATCTTTCGATGCTCTTTCCTTCAACCGTAGCCATCGAAGGTTTTTTAAAACTAAACCAGATGGGTGCGAGTTTTGATATGGTTATAGAGTTGTATGCCATTCTTTGGCTTCAAGTAATCATCTATGGGACTTTAGCTTATCTTGTTATAAATCAAAAAAGAGATAATATAAAAAGTGTATAATTTCGTATTATAATAATAGGAAATTAAACTATGAATCACTTTGCAAATTTAGCAGACGGGCATCCGTGCCGTGTATATTTGGAAGAAAATCAACTTATTAGAGGCTTGATAGCAAGTATTAATTCTATCGATATACAAAATGACAACGAAGAATTTAAAGAAAAATTTGCTCGACTTTGTAGGGTTGAAAAAACACTTTGCAAGAAAAGAAAATCAACTTTTCCCTTATTTAGAGCAGTATGGTTGGACATCGCCTTCACAAAATATGTGGGCATTCCATGACGATATTCGTGCTATCATAAAACAAGCTAGAACTTTAGTAGATACAGATGATGTACAAGCTCTTAGTTTGGTTTTACAAAACCTTTTTTCAAACTTAGAGCATATTATGCAAGTTGAAGAACAAAGACTTTTACCAAACGCTATGCAACTTATGCAAGAAGATGACTGGAAAGAGATGCGAGATGGAGATGAAGAGATTGGTTGGATGTTTGATGAGCATCCAGCTCTTTATCCAGTACATGAAGAAGGGGAATATATCCACCCATCGTTAGATACAAAAAAAAGAAAACTTCCTTTTTCACTAGAGGGACGCTTAGATTTAGAACAAGGTCATATGCTTCCAGAACAAATTAACTGGCTTTTAAAGTTTATGCCTGTTGATATTACTTATGTTGATGAAAATGATATCGTTATCTTTTATAATCGTGGAGAAGATAGAGTTTTTCCAAGAAGTGCAGGGATTATTGGTCGTGAAGTTAAATTTTGTCATCCTCCAAAATCAGTTGACCAAGTGTTAATGATTTTACGAGAGTTTAAAGCTGGAAACCGAGATGAAGCAGAGTTTTGGATTACCTTTAAAGGTAAGTTTATTCACATTCGTTACTTTGCTATTCGTAATGATGAAGGTGAGTATAAAGGTGTTATAGAAGTGAGTCAAGATGTTACACATATACGAAGTCTTGAAGGGCAACAAAGACTACTAGACTGGGAGTAATGAACCCAGAGTTTTAATACTCTGGAGTTCTCTCTGTTGGTCCTGTATATAATTGACGAGGACGAGCAATTTTAACAGTTTTTTGTTTACTTAGTTCACTCCACTGAGCAATCCAACCAGGAGTTCTACCGATTACAAAAATAACCGCAAACATCTCTTTTGGAATTTTAAGTGCTTGAAGGATTAGACCTGAGTAGAAGTCAATATTTGGATAAAGACCGCGTTTAATAAAATACTCATCACTTAAAGCGATTTTTTCTATTTTTTCTGCCACCGCAACAAGCTCACTACTAATTCCAAGTTCAGTCATAAGTTCATTTCTAATCTCTTTAAGAACTGTTGCACGAGGATCAAAGTTTTTATATACTCTATGACCAAAGCCCATAAGTCTAAATGAATCATTTTTATCTTTTGCTTTTGCAATAAACTCATCGACTCTATCAACTGTACCAATCATCTCTAGTTGACGAATAACGCTTTCATTTGCTCCACCATGACTTCTTCCCCATAATGCACCAATACCAGCAGCAATTGCAGCATAAGGATGCGCCATAGTAGATGCTAGGTTTCTTACAGCAGTTGTAGATGCATTTTGCTCATGGTCGGCATGTAGAGTAAAGATAGTATCTAGTGCTTTGATTTCGATAGGCTTTAAGTCAACATAACTATGTGGATAAGCTCTTAGCATGTTTAAGAAATTTTCAGTAAAACCTTTGTTCATGTCTGGATAGATAATTGGTAAGCCGTTTGAGTATCTGTATGAAAAAGCAGCAAGAGTAGGAATCTTAGCAACGATTCTGTTTGACATCTCTTGGTATTCATCTTTATCATCTATCTCTAAGTGGTCAAAATAAAATGTAGAAAGAGCAGAAACACCAGCAGATAAAATAGCCATTGGATGTGCTTGATCAGGGAAAGAATCAAATAATTTTTTAATTCCTTCATTTACAAAAGAACGCTTTGTAATTTCTCCCTCATAAGCTTTTAACTGCTCAGCAGATGGTAAATCATCATGTAAAAGAAGATAAGCAGTATCTAAAAAAGTCTTTTCTTTTGCAAGGTATGCAATATCATAACCACGATACATAAGCTTACCAGCTCCGCCATCAATATATGTTATTTTTGATTGACAAGATGCTGTAGATGTATAGCCTTCATCATAAGTAAACATGCCTGTTTCTTTATAAAATGTAGATATATCAACTACTGACGGTCCTACACTAGCATCTAATATCGGAAATTCATAACTTTTATTATCTCTATTGTTTGTTATGGTAATTATGTCTTTACTCATCATTGTCCTTTTTAGTTTAAAAATTTGATATATTATAACCAAAAATTATATGATATTGGTTTTGTTACAAAGGTATTTATATATATTTCTTCTAAGGTGTGGTATTATTACAACACTATTGCAAAAATACTTCCTCTTCTAAAAATGTAAATTCTTTTTCTTTCATTGCTAGAAGTAGCAGATTTAAAATCATCAATAGTTTTTATCTCATTGTTTTCTATTTGAACTATAATATCATCTCTCATTAGACCTATTTTTTGAGCTTGGCTCCCTTCTTTCACCTCTTTTATTAAAACTCCTCCATCTATGTTAGCATTTATTTTTAGAAGTTTTTGAAGTTGAGAACTCATAGATATGACAGTTACTCCTTTATAGGTTAATCCGCCACTAGAAGCTTGTTTTTCAAGAGAGCCTAGTTTTACATTTACAATATCTATCTCTTTGTTTCGTAAAAATTTTATATTTACAACCTGAGAAGGTGGGTAAGAGCCTATGATATTTTTAAGTTCACTCCCACTTTGTATATCTTTGCCGTTTACTGAGATAATCAAATCACCTCTCTTTAAACCAGCTTTTGCAGCAGGAGTATTGTCTTCTATGCTAATAACAAGTGCTCCAAGTTTGTTGTTATAAAAACTTTTCATATCTTCACTTACATCAGAGATGCCAACTCCCAAGTAAGCACGAGTGTATTTTCCTTTATTGATTAACTGAGTGGCTATTGA
Coding sequences:
- a CDS encoding ABC transporter permease; its protein translation is MYKVLIASFLYEIRSIKNSWYKFSLITFLPLVSFVLIISIFYQGVVRDMPITVVDNDKSSISAKLISNIQSSSTIDIKKMSLSLRDAMALVKRGEVYGVVVIPQHFYKDMLLQKQPKVTVMLNTQYILIGKILSAALTSTVMQSSPEIEYVKGGDFISPIQMQITPFFNTYQNYFLFLVSALLPAIWQIFIVVATLVSFGSMFKANEEKEFFKDGFIEVSIIGKLLPYTLSYLFLGIGYLLYMYQFLSWELQGSFIITIFGMFLTVVAYQGIALLFFVTGFDYARSLSLGAVYTAPAFAFLGVTFPIFNMNSFALFWRDMLPISHFVELQISQANYGLGFTLELQKLLILFSFWIIFVPVFYMFKRRLQR
- a CDS encoding ABC transporter permease → MNFKDVFFNEAKLIFSDIAIVLTIIGGVILYSFLYPQPYTSQSVSGLPLSVVDLDKSDVSRDIIFKLDATPQISVKRVDLSERDAKDALLRADVKAIVIIPNNFKKDLALNKSPIIAVGADASYFLIYGGILEGAMKSVLTQSATIKIANLLKKQVPLSKAKEAYAPYSLNIINLFNPQNSYTQYVIPAVFVLILQQTLLIGLGILGGGINEKISRGESGYFKIAPTWMMMLSRVMIFGFIFFIHMLFYFGFSFEMFDITHLASMIDLLTFGFVFLLAVIFFGIFIGALFSSREIATPAILFSSLPLVFTAGFVWPVEALPQALVYLSMLFPSTVAIEGFLKLNQMGASFDMVIELYAILWLQVIIYGTLAYLVINQKRDNIKSV
- a CDS encoding DUF438 domain-containing protein, encoding MTTKNLKKNLLDFVGLKKHFARKENQLFPYLEQYGWTSPSQNMWAFHDDIRAIIKQARTLVDTDDVQALSLVLQNLFSNLEHIMQVEEQRLLPNAMQLMQEDDWKEMRDGDEEIGWMFDEHPALYPVHEEGEYIHPSLDTKKRKLPFSLEGRLDLEQGHMLPEQINWLLKFMPVDITYVDENDIVIFYNRGEDRVFPRSAGIIGREVKFCHPPKSVDQVLMILREFKAGNRDEAEFWITFKGKFIHIRYFAIRNDEGEYKGVIEVSQDVTHIRSLEGQQRLLDWE
- a CDS encoding citrate synthase, with the protein product MSKDIITITNNRDNKSYEFPILDASVGPSVVDISTFYKETGMFTYDEGYTSTASCQSKITYIDGGAGKLMYRGYDIAYLAKEKTFLDTAYLLLHDDLPSAEQLKAYEGEITKRSFVNEGIKKLFDSFPDQAHPMAILSAGVSALSTFYFDHLEIDDKDEYQEMSNRIVAKIPTLAAFSYRYSNGLPIIYPDMNKGFTENFLNMLRAYPHSYVDLKPIEIKALDTIFTLHADHEQNASTTAVRNLASTMAHPYAAIAAGIGALWGRSHGGANESVIRQLEMIGTVDRVDEFIAKAKDKNDSFRLMGFGHRVYKNFDPRATVLKEIRNELMTELGISSELVAVAEKIEKIALSDEYFIKRGLYPNIDFYSGLILQALKIPKEMFAVIFVIGRTPGWIAQWSELSKQKTVKIARPRQLYTGPTERTPEY